In Oscillatoria sp. FACHB-1407, the genomic stretch AGAAGACAAGGGGATGATACCAAAGTTTACGTTGTAGTAATCGATTGGTTTTGAATTGGGGATCTCGTTAAAAGATAAGGGTTTTGACGGTTTACATCAAGGGAGAATTCATTATCTAATGCATCGTCTTTAGGATGGAATTCTATTAATAAATAAGGATAAACACTGATATTAAGTAAAGGTTAAAACTTATCAATAGAAGTTTATAGTTTTTGCCTTGAAATGCGTATTTATTAACGCTCTATCCAGCAATTTTATGCCTTGCGAATCGACTCTGTGGCAACGGAGACTATGGGTAGTCTGATTGCCTGACAAATCTTATGGGCTTGGCGATTGAGATCGCAGCGATAGGAGCAAAACCTGTAACGCGGGTTACAGAAAACCTGGAGGCATCGAGTCCGCACAGGACACTCTAATCCTTCACTTGTGACCCACCCGCGCTCTACTCCCTCGGTATGTGAAAATAAGTTGAGTTTGATGTTGGGTTAAGTCTGTGGCACGGGTTTGTTTAGAAGACATTACGCGACGATTTGCTGGGGTCACGGCGATCGACCAGATTACCTTTGAAGTGCCCGATGGTCAGTTTTGGGTGCTGGTGGGTCCATCCGGTTGTGGCAAATCTACGATTCTCCGAACGATCGCCGGGTTAGAGACAGCAACATCTGGCAAGCTTTACATTGGCGATCGCCTGGTCAATCAGGTGCCTGCCCGTCAGCGCGATGTGGCGATGGTGTTTCAAAACTATGCGCTTTATCCCCACATGACTGTGGCAGAGAATCTGGCATTTGGCTTGAAGATGCGAGGCGGTGACACCAAAACGGCGCGATCGCGAATTGAAAGTGTGGCGCGATCGCTAGACATTGCTCATCTGCTCGATCGCAAACCCCGTCAGTTGTCAGGTGGACAACAACAGCGGGTGGCACTGGGACGGGCGATCGCCCGGGAACCCCAAGTTTTTCTGTTAGACGAGCCGCTGTCAAATCTGGACGCCCAACTGCGGGATGACACGCGGGCTGAATTAAAACAACTGCACCAACGACTGGGGATCACGACGATCTATGTGACGCACGACCAGGTCGAAGCGATGACCCTGGCAGACCAGATTGTGGTGCTCAATCGGGGGCGGATTCAGCAGATTGGAGATCCACAAACCATTTATGCTCAACCGACTAACCAGATGGTGGCGACGTTTTTGGGTAGCCCCCCCATGAACATCTTGCCTGCCACCTATGACGGGGTGCAGTTTCAATTGATGGACGGGCAGACGATTCCCTGTCCTGAGGGGTTTCAGCATGTGTTGCGCTCGGCTCAGGGGCAACGTTTTAACCTGGGCATTCGTCCGGAGCATCTGCACGTAGTGCCTGAGCCTGCCCATCTGATGGTAGTAGCGACTGTGGTAGAACCGCTAGGGCGCGAAATTCTAATTCGTACGGCTTTGCCGGATCAAGACCCGATGCAGTCGCCTGTGATCAACATTCAGGTTGAACCAACCCTGCGTCCTGCGGTTGGAGAGCGACTCTCGATTCAGCTTGCGCTCGATCATCTGTTTGTCTTTGATCCCACAACGGGCGATCGCATCATGGAGCCTCTATAACCTCTATAACATCTGTTGTAGGGTACATCAGTTTGTGACTTTGCCCAGATCGCAAGTGAATGCAGTAGGCTTAGACGTAACTCTCTTTGGAATTACTATTTAAGGTTGCTAACCTGTGGAAGTTCAATCAATGCAACTGGAGTCAATTGTTCAACAAATTGGTGAAGCGATGGTTGTGACAACTGAGACGGTCGATCAACTGGCTCAGCAAGTGGATGTGTTGGCAAAACAGGTGCAGCAGCAAGGATATCAAATCTTTGCGTTGAGTGATGCGGTTCAAACTTTGGCAGAAAATCAGGATAGTGCTTTAGAACGTCTAGACCGACTAACCCAGGTGCTGGAGCGTCTGGTCAAGGCGATCGAAGCAATGGATGATCCAAGTTGATGGGCTAAACCCCCCAGATGGGTGAGTGTTTCAAACTCAGGGTGTGAGAACAATTTTTATCAGTACGATAGATAGGTACTGATCGGGACAACTTGATTGTAAGGACTATTCTTAATGGCACTCGCTGAGGAACTAACGCGAGATTGGCGATCGCGACTCCAAACAGACTGCTCTGATCAACCCACCGCTGCCCAGGATGCTATCGTCCAATGGCTGATTGGAGAAGATCGAGAACGGTTTGATGGGCTTGCGCCGACTCAGTTAGCCGTATTACAGCAGGCGATGGACTATCGCTATCGCATTTTGCGGCAACGCTATTTGGGGGTGCCCCCAGAAAAGGCATACAGTAAGTTAATTCAACGGCTAAGTAGCCTATTCCTGATTCGCAGCAAAATTCGGACTTGGGTAGCACTGTCACGCGATCGCCAGCGATCGGTCACAGATGTGCTTAAGGAAGTGATTCAAGAACTCATTCAAAGTGACAGTTACATTCGGCAACAAATGACATGGATTGCCCAATGTACGATGAATCCCCGTCTACGCAATGCGCTGTTGTTGACCAGCATTGAGGAATATTGTCTGCGCCCCATTCGGAATCAACCGCTGTTGGTTTATCGTTTTGTTAATCACCTGCGGCGTACCTCGCGTGGGGGGATGACTCAGGTGCCAACGGGGGAGTTGGTGCGGCTCGTATCGGAGGAAATTACCCCCGATGAGGCAGACAATCCAGTCAGCTTGCTGGATAATCAGGCGGTGACTAAATATCAGGATGAGCAACTCCTGGAGGAGCAACAGGGGTTGCGAAATACGGTCAAAGATAGTTTTGTTACTTATTTGACCGAGAAAGTGGGTCCTGAAGCCGGGGAATGGTTGCTCTTGCATCTACAGGGAAAATCACAAGAGGCGATCGCTCAAGCTCTCAATATGCCAATCAAACAGGTGTATCGTTTGCGGGAGAAAATCAGCTATCACGCCATCAATGTTTTTGCGTCAAAGCATCCCAAATCAAGTTTAGTGACAGCGTGGCTCGGTACTTCATTGCAGGAGCACAGTTTGGGGTTAACTCCAGAGCAATGGCAGCAGTTTCTAAAAACTTGTACCCCAATTCAACAACAATTAATTGCCGAAATGAAAGCCGGAAAAACAGTGGAGGTGATTGCTCAAGAGCTAAATATGAAAGCGAATCAGATTGCGGGTGAATGGAGTAAACTTTATTTATCAGCTCAAGAGTTGCGGAATACGCCATAAATCTTTTGAGATCAGTGAATGAGCAGTTTTTCCTCCAATCCAGTTTTGTTGCGCTACTGATATTGTCCGATTTCGACTCAGTATCTCCTACGAAGTTAAACATCCTTTGATGTCATTATTGATTACTACTCAGGTTGGGTAGATGCTGAACGATACGGTTCTATTGCTGATACTTTTCGGCAATTGATAGCAATCGAAGAATGGATCGTGGCAGGGTGCAGGGGTAAAACCTCTGATTGGGGCTAATGCCCTGATACCTTTGTCTTAGCTATTTCAACG encodes the following:
- a CDS encoding HetZ-related protein 2 — encoded protein: MALAEELTRDWRSRLQTDCSDQPTAAQDAIVQWLIGEDRERFDGLAPTQLAVLQQAMDYRYRILRQRYLGVPPEKAYSKLIQRLSSLFLIRSKIRTWVALSRDRQRSVTDVLKEVIQELIQSDSYIRQQMTWIAQCTMNPRLRNALLLTSIEEYCLRPIRNQPLLVYRFVNHLRRTSRGGMTQVPTGELVRLVSEEITPDEADNPVSLLDNQAVTKYQDEQLLEEQQGLRNTVKDSFVTYLTEKVGPEAGEWLLLHLQGKSQEAIAQALNMPIKQVYRLREKISYHAINVFASKHPKSSLVTAWLGTSLQEHSLGLTPEQWQQFLKTCTPIQQQLIAEMKAGKTVEVIAQELNMKANQIAGEWSKLYLSAQELRNTP
- a CDS encoding ABC transporter ATP-binding protein is translated as MARVCLEDITRRFAGVTAIDQITFEVPDGQFWVLVGPSGCGKSTILRTIAGLETATSGKLYIGDRLVNQVPARQRDVAMVFQNYALYPHMTVAENLAFGLKMRGGDTKTARSRIESVARSLDIAHLLDRKPRQLSGGQQQRVALGRAIAREPQVFLLDEPLSNLDAQLRDDTRAELKQLHQRLGITTIYVTHDQVEAMTLADQIVVLNRGRIQQIGDPQTIYAQPTNQMVATFLGSPPMNILPATYDGVQFQLMDGQTIPCPEGFQHVLRSAQGQRFNLGIRPEHLHVVPEPAHLMVVATVVEPLGREILIRTALPDQDPMQSPVINIQVEPTLRPAVGERLSIQLALDHLFVFDPTTGDRIMEPL